A single genomic interval of uncultured Desulfobacter sp. harbors:
- the elbB gene encoding isoprenoid biosynthesis glyoxalase ElbB — translation MGKKIGVLLAGCGVYDGSEIHEAVLTMLYLDQANADIICMAPNMEQYHVIDHLSGTETAEKRNVLVESARIARGEIKDLKDVQASDLDAIIIPGGFGAAKNLSDFAINNIEAQVHPEVQRIITDMVNSKKPVGAICIAPATLTKAIADKQPEVTIGTDIGTADAIEKMGGKHVACTVDQIHIDQDKKIVSTPAYMLGPNIKDVAVGIEKLVAQVLAMA, via the coding sequence ATGGGCAAAAAAATAGGTGTATTATTAGCAGGATGTGGCGTATACGATGGTTCTGAAATTCATGAAGCTGTGTTGACAATGCTGTATTTGGATCAAGCCAATGCAGATATTATTTGCATGGCACCGAACATGGAACAATATCATGTCATTGATCATTTATCAGGAACAGAAACAGCCGAAAAAAGAAATGTACTGGTAGAATCTGCACGTATTGCCCGCGGAGAGATTAAGGATTTAAAAGATGTTCAAGCAAGTGATCTGGACGCCATCATCATACCCGGTGGGTTTGGTGCAGCCAAAAATTTAAGTGATTTTGCGATTAACAATATAGAGGCGCAGGTTCATCCGGAGGTTCAGCGAATTATAACGGATATGGTTAACAGCAAAAAACCTGTTGGCGCCATTTGTATTGCACCGGCAACCTTAACTAAGGCCATTGCCGACAAACAGCCTGAAGTCACCATTGGAACAGATATAGGCACCGCAGATGCGATCGAGAAAATGGGCGGCAAACATGTAGCATGCACTGTCGATCAAATACATATAGACCAGGACAAAAAAATTGTGTCAACACCGGCATATATGCTTGGTCCCAATATCAAAGATGTCGCAGTCGGAATTGAAAAATTAGTAGCCCAAGTGCTGGCCATGGCATAA
- a CDS encoding exopolyphosphatase — translation MRLVTRSDFDGLGCAAILKEKGIIDDIKFVHPKDIQDGKIEITCDDILANIPLVPGCGLWFDHHSSEQERKVSCTFEGCCEPSAPSTARVIYEYYGGLKKFKNQHLDDLIRAIDKSDAAQFTKEEILNPEGWVLLSFIMDPRTGLGRYKDYRISNYALMMDMIDYCRDKTAKEILEIPDIKERTVRYFEQDKLFRQMLLENSRVEENVVLLDLREQDEIYTGNRFLLYSLFPEANISMRIMWGFERRNIVISCGYSIINRTASVDVGSLMLKYCGGGHRRAGTCQVPTDKADKIIKEISEEFNKGNLLH, via the coding sequence ATGCGGTTGGTAACACGATCCGATTTTGACGGCCTTGGCTGTGCAGCCATTCTCAAAGAAAAGGGAATTATTGATGACATTAAATTCGTCCATCCCAAGGATATTCAGGACGGCAAAATTGAAATCACTTGCGACGATATTCTAGCAAATATTCCTTTGGTTCCCGGTTGCGGTCTCTGGTTTGATCACCACTCCAGCGAACAGGAACGAAAGGTATCATGCACCTTCGAAGGATGCTGCGAACCTTCGGCACCAAGTACAGCACGGGTTATTTACGAGTACTATGGTGGGTTGAAAAAATTTAAAAATCAGCATCTTGATGACTTGATTCGTGCCATTGATAAATCAGATGCCGCCCAGTTTACAAAAGAGGAGATTCTCAATCCCGAGGGCTGGGTTCTTTTGTCTTTTATCATGGATCCCCGCACCGGCCTTGGACGTTACAAGGATTACCGCATCAGCAACTACGCTTTGATGATGGATATGATTGATTATTGTCGTGACAAAACTGCCAAAGAAATCCTTGAAATTCCGGACATTAAGGAACGAACCGTGCGGTACTTTGAACAGGACAAGCTATTCCGTCAGATGCTCCTTGAAAACAGCCGCGTGGAAGAAAATGTCGTGCTCCTTGATTTAAGGGAGCAGGATGAAATCTACACAGGCAACCGGTTTTTATTATACAGCCTGTTTCCCGAAGCCAATATCTCCATGCGGATTATGTGGGGTTTTGAGCGCCGAAATATTGTTATCTCCTGTGGTTACAGCATTATCAACCGTACTGCCAGCGTCGATGTGGGATCTTTGATGCTTAAGTATTGCGGCGGCGGTCATCGGCGTGCGGGAACCTGCCAGGTACCCACTGACAAGGCAGACAAGATTATCAAGGAAATCTCTGAAGAATTTAATAAGGGCAATCTGCTACATTAA
- a CDS encoding UDP-glucose/GDP-mannose dehydrogenase family protein, producing MKLTIIGTGYVGLVTGACFSEMGSHVTCVDIDQEKIDNLKKGILPIYEPGLESIVLNNYQEGTLEFTTRLDQAAKECNVFFIAVGTPPGQDGSADLQYVLEVARQIGSVIDDYAVIVDKSTVPVGTADKVRVQVSKALEARGAAIEFDVVSNPEFLKEGAAVNDFLKPDRIIVGADSDRAAKLMRRLYAPFSRNRDKMLFMNVKDAEMTKYAANSMLATKISFMNEIANLCERLGVDVENVRKGIGSDSRIGYSFIYPGCGYGGSCFPKDVKALVKTGRDAGFAPSLLEAVEERNNIQKQVLGDKVVNRFGQDLTGRTFGVWGLAFKPGTDDMREASSLVLIKALLDAGARVNVYDPVAMGQAKKEIPAHEQEKIRFAQDQYSALDSTDACILVTEWKAFRQPDFKKMASLMKERVIFDGRNQYDPEEIKDAGFEYHGIGRELG from the coding sequence ATGAAATTAACGATTATCGGAACCGGATATGTAGGCCTTGTTACGGGTGCATGTTTTTCTGAAATGGGAAGTCATGTCACTTGTGTGGATATTGACCAGGAAAAAATAGATAACTTGAAAAAAGGGATTCTTCCCATTTATGAACCAGGTTTAGAGTCTATAGTCCTTAATAATTATCAGGAAGGCACCCTTGAGTTTACCACCCGTCTGGACCAGGCCGCAAAGGAGTGCAATGTGTTTTTTATTGCCGTGGGTACCCCGCCGGGACAGGATGGCTCTGCCGATCTTCAGTATGTGCTGGAAGTGGCCCGGCAAATCGGTTCCGTTATTGACGATTACGCCGTGATTGTGGATAAATCCACGGTGCCTGTGGGGACGGCAGACAAGGTCAGGGTCCAGGTCAGCAAAGCACTTGAGGCCCGGGGGGCAGCCATTGAATTTGATGTGGTCTCAAATCCCGAGTTTCTTAAAGAAGGAGCGGCTGTTAATGATTTTCTCAAGCCGGACCGGATTATTGTGGGCGCGGATTCTGATCGGGCTGCAAAGTTGATGCGCAGGCTGTATGCACCGTTTTCAAGAAACCGGGACAAAATGTTGTTTATGAATGTTAAAGATGCTGAAATGACAAAATATGCGGCTAACTCCATGCTGGCCACAAAAATTTCATTCATGAATGAGATTGCCAATCTGTGCGAACGGTTGGGCGTGGATGTGGAGAACGTGCGCAAGGGAATCGGGTCGGATTCCCGCATCGGCTATTCATTTATTTACCCTGGCTGCGGATACGGCGGGTCGTGTTTTCCCAAGGATGTCAAGGCCCTTGTGAAAACCGGTAGGGACGCAGGTTTTGCGCCCTCGCTACTTGAGGCTGTGGAAGAAAGAAATAATATTCAAAAACAGGTGCTTGGAGACAAGGTGGTCAATAGATTCGGACAGGATTTGACCGGACGGACATTTGGTGTCTGGGGGCTGGCTTTTAAGCCCGGTACCGATGATATGCGCGAAGCCTCTTCCCTTGTATTGATTAAAGCCCTTCTGGATGCAGGTGCCCGGGTTAATGTTTATGACCCCGTGGCCATGGGCCAGGCTAAAAAGGAGATTCCGGCACACGAGCAGGAAAAGATCCGTTTTGCCCAAGACCAGTATTCAGCCTTGGACAGTACAGATGCCTGTATCCTGGTTACGGAGTGGAAGGCTTTCAGGCAGCCGGATTTCAAAAAGATGGCATCCCTGATGAAAGAACGGGTGATCTTTGACGGCAGAAATCAATACGATCCTGAAGAAATCAAAGACGCCGGGTTTGAATATCACGGTATCGGACGGGAGCTGGGATAG
- a CDS encoding NAD-dependent epimerase — protein MNILITGAAGFIGSALSLRLLNDGHRVWGIDNLNDYYDVNLKKDRLGRLSGYPDFKFILLDLADRSKMAKLFEENAFDCVVNLAAQAGVRYSLENPASYVDANLVGFGNILEGCRHGGVKHLVFASSSSVYGLNTHMPFSVRHNVDHPVSLYAASKKANELMAHSYSYLYNLPVTGLRFFTVYGPWGRPDMALFLFTKAILADEPIKVFNNGEMQRDFTYIDDIVEGVVRVMDNIPEPDPAWTGKNPVPSSSCVPYRIYNIGNNDSVPLMDFVHAIEDALGKKAKIDYLPMQAGDVPATWADVDDLIAATGFKPQTSVKEGIQNFVDWYKEYYA, from the coding sequence ATGAATATATTGATCACCGGTGCAGCCGGGTTTATCGGGTCTGCGCTTTCTTTAAGACTGTTGAATGACGGTCACCGTGTATGGGGGATTGATAATCTCAATGATTATTATGATGTGAACCTGAAAAAAGACCGGTTGGGGCGCTTGTCCGGGTATCCGGATTTCAAATTTATTTTGCTGGATCTTGCGGACCGGTCCAAGATGGCCAAGCTGTTTGAGGAAAATGCCTTTGACTGCGTGGTGAACCTGGCGGCTCAGGCAGGGGTGCGGTACAGCCTTGAAAATCCGGCCTCTTATGTGGATGCCAATCTGGTGGGGTTTGGCAATATTCTTGAAGGGTGCCGCCATGGCGGAGTCAAGCATCTTGTGTTTGCATCGTCAAGTTCGGTGTATGGGCTGAATACCCACATGCCTTTTTCGGTCCGCCATAATGTGGATCATCCGGTCAGCTTGTATGCGGCTTCCAAAAAAGCCAATGAGCTCATGGCCCATTCCTACAGCTACCTGTATAATCTGCCGGTAACAGGGTTGCGGTTTTTTACGGTGTATGGTCCCTGGGGCAGACCTGATATGGCGCTGTTCCTCTTCACAAAGGCCATTTTAGCCGACGAGCCCATTAAAGTCTTTAACAATGGCGAGATGCAGCGGGATTTTACCTATATTGACGATATTGTGGAAGGGGTGGTCCGGGTGATGGACAATATTCCTGAGCCTGATCCGGCCTGGACCGGCAAAAACCCCGTTCCTTCAAGCTCGTGTGTGCCCTACAGGATCTACAATATTGGTAATAACGACTCTGTGCCGTTGATGGACTTTGTCCACGCCATTGAAGATGCCCTGGGCAAAAAAGCAAAAATTGACTATCTGCCTATGCAAGCCGGCGATGTGCCCGCTACCTGGGCTGATGTGGATGACCTTATTGCCGCCACCGGATTTAAGCCTCAAACGTCTGTAAAAGAGGGGATACAAAATTTTGTGGATTGGTATAAGGAATACTATGCCTGA
- the pepN gene encoding aminopeptidase N, which translates to MNEHKKIQLKDYRPFEFIVDHVDLIFDIRDDHTRVTSKLKMRKDPARANETTPLVLNKGKFDIISVVAGDMVLLPSEYKSDDETFSLPATPDVFELEITNKLKPDENTALEGLYRSGDILCTQCEAQGFRNITPYPDRPDVMAPFSCTIVADKTRYPVLLSNGNPVKSGDLDNNRHFAVWEDPFKKPCYLFALVAGDLAVLEDRFTTASGRDVALKIYSEKENIALCSHAMTSLKQAMAWDEKRFGREYDLDLYQIVAINDFNAGAMENKGLNIFNAKYVLADPQTATDDDFMGIQGVIAHEYFHNWTGNRITLKNWFQLSLKEGLTVFRDQEFSSDMNSRPVKRISDVKKLMAAQFPEDSGPMAHPVRPDSYIKMDNFYTMTVYEKGAEVIRMIYQLLGQDLFRKGMDLYFEKFDGMAVTLEDFVGVMAKASSRNLDQFFLWYTQSGTPAVSMTRKYDENTETLSLTFTQATSPDRNQSEKRPLHIPVRISLINRAGETVEQDTLYELTKETHTFRFENVPADTYPSVFREFTAPVRLTTDFSDQDIAFLMARDTDPFNQWHAAQTLFINEIKNIVTAIQANKPMTVSSGLVKAFSLALEDKEKDRAFLSKALALPQETEIKDHFEIIDVEAIHQARIFLKQTLAENLTSEFKSVYETCRSAKPDDISGAAMADRSLKNLCLSYLGCLTNKDAQDLVENQFKGAGNMTDEFAAFKILSHMNPDLRDKACQAFYDKWQARTLVIDKWFSVQAQSCLEDTLDQVKKLTLHKDFTMTNPNKVRALIFAFAMNNPMHFHKANGQGYEFTAERILALDKINHQTAARLCSCFNLWKRYDENRQAMMKKQLETIAEQKELSRNLYEIVSRALE; encoded by the coding sequence ATGAATGAACACAAAAAAATACAGTTAAAAGACTACCGGCCCTTTGAATTTATTGTTGACCATGTTGACCTGATCTTTGACATCCGGGATGACCACACCCGGGTGACATCAAAACTTAAAATGAGAAAAGATCCGGCCAGGGCAAATGAAACGACGCCTTTGGTACTGAACAAGGGAAAGTTTGACATTATTTCCGTGGTTGCCGGCGACATGGTGCTTTTGCCCAGTGAATACAAAAGCGATGATGAAACCTTTAGCCTTCCGGCCACCCCGGATGTTTTTGAGCTTGAAATCACAAACAAGCTTAAACCGGATGAAAATACCGCATTAGAAGGACTATACCGTTCGGGCGACATTTTATGTACCCAATGTGAGGCTCAGGGATTTCGCAATATCACGCCCTACCCTGACCGGCCCGATGTGATGGCACCTTTTTCCTGTACCATCGTGGCGGATAAAACCCGCTACCCTGTTTTATTATCCAACGGTAACCCTGTAAAATCCGGAGACCTTGACAACAACCGCCACTTCGCCGTCTGGGAAGATCCCTTTAAAAAACCCTGCTATCTTTTTGCCCTGGTGGCAGGAGACCTTGCCGTGTTGGAGGACCGGTTCACAACTGCATCGGGCAGGGATGTGGCCCTTAAAATCTACTCTGAAAAAGAGAATATCGCCCTTTGCAGCCATGCCATGACATCCTTGAAACAGGCCATGGCATGGGATGAAAAACGATTTGGCCGGGAATATGATCTGGACCTGTACCAAATCGTAGCCATCAATGATTTTAATGCCGGGGCCATGGAAAACAAAGGGCTGAACATATTTAACGCTAAATATGTTCTGGCAGACCCGCAGACAGCCACGGACGACGATTTCATGGGCATCCAGGGCGTTATTGCCCACGAATATTTCCATAACTGGACCGGCAACCGGATCACCCTGAAAAACTGGTTTCAGCTCAGCCTCAAGGAAGGCCTCACCGTCTTCAGGGACCAGGAATTTTCATCGGACATGAACTCACGGCCGGTAAAACGCATCAGTGATGTAAAAAAACTGATGGCAGCACAGTTTCCCGAGGACAGCGGCCCCATGGCCCACCCGGTACGGCCGGACTCATACATCAAAATGGATAACTTTTACACCATGACCGTGTACGAAAAAGGTGCCGAAGTGATCCGAATGATCTATCAGCTTTTAGGACAGGACCTGTTCAGAAAGGGCATGGATCTCTATTTTGAAAAATTTGACGGCATGGCCGTAACCCTTGAGGATTTTGTTGGTGTTATGGCAAAGGCGTCCAGCCGCAACCTGGATCAGTTTTTCCTGTGGTATACCCAGTCCGGTACACCGGCAGTATCCATGACCCGGAAATACGATGAAAACACTGAAACCCTGTCTTTAACCTTTACCCAGGCCACATCCCCGGACAGAAATCAATCCGAAAAAAGACCCCTTCACATCCCTGTCCGGATCTCTTTAATCAACAGGGCCGGAGAAACGGTCGAGCAAGACACGCTGTATGAGCTGACAAAGGAAACCCACACCTTTAGATTTGAAAATGTACCTGCCGACACCTACCCGTCCGTATTCAGGGAATTTACTGCGCCTGTACGTCTCACCACGGATTTTTCAGATCAGGACATTGCCTTTCTCATGGCCCGGGACACCGACCCCTTTAACCAGTGGCATGCCGCCCAGACCCTGTTCATTAATGAGATAAAAAATATAGTGACGGCTATCCAGGCCAACAAACCCATGACCGTATCATCAGGGCTTGTTAAGGCCTTTTCCCTGGCCCTGGAAGATAAAGAAAAAGACAGGGCATTTCTTTCCAAGGCCCTTGCGCTGCCCCAGGAAACAGAAATCAAGGATCATTTTGAAATCATAGATGTTGAGGCCATTCACCAGGCCAGAATCTTTTTGAAACAAACCCTGGCCGAAAACCTGACATCAGAATTTAAAAGCGTATATGAAACCTGCCGGTCCGCAAAGCCCGATGATATTTCCGGTGCGGCCATGGCGGACAGAAGCCTTAAAAACCTTTGCCTTTCCTATCTTGGCTGCCTGACGAATAAAGATGCCCAGGATCTTGTAGAAAATCAATTTAAAGGCGCCGGCAACATGACAGATGAATTTGCCGCCTTCAAAATCTTGAGCCACATGAATCCAGACCTGCGTGATAAGGCATGTCAGGCCTTTTATGACAAATGGCAGGCCCGGACCCTGGTTATTGACAAATGGTTTTCTGTCCAGGCCCAATCTTGCCTTGAAGACACCTTAGATCAGGTAAAGAAACTGACGCTACACAAAGATTTTACCATGACCAACCCCAACAAGGTCCGGGCGCTCATATTTGCCTTTGCCATGAACAATCCCATGCATTTTCACAAGGCTAACGGTCAAGGTTATGAATTTACGGCAGAACGAATTCTGGCGCTGGATAAAATCAACCACCAGACAGCCGCACGGCTTTGCTCATGTTTTAATCTATGGAAACGCTATGATGAAAACAGGCAAGCTATGATGAAAAAGCAACTTGAAACCATAGCGGAACAAAAAGAGTTGTCCAGAAATCTTTATGAAATTGTATCCCGAGCCTTGGAATAA
- a CDS encoding PQQ-dependent sugar dehydrogenase — MQSLKTISFLCLLVLLLSCNTYSESNLKAIDGNAGSRLFAESYAEFNEPWAMTFLPDGELLVTEKGGVLILFNVNDRSKVSVGGVPEVAYGGQGGLGDIILHPRFSDNGWIYMSYAEQDASGKKGAVVVRAQFKHESAKPELKKIEVIWRQKPKISGNGHYSHRLAFSPDGRLFITSGDRQKQTPAQSWTQDLGKVIRINADGSVPSDNPFQNKGERAKTFWSIGHRNLLGIAFDRHGQLWTHEMGPRHGDEFNLTIGGDNYGWPIVSWGDQYSGMPIPDHDTRPEFNAPELYWVPTVAPSGLIIYNGDMFPEWRDNAFIGGLRSKSLVRIRIDGERAHEVERFAMGKRIREVEQGPDGYIWVLEDKKGGRLLRLTPHE, encoded by the coding sequence TTTGCCGAGAGCTATGCAGAGTTCAATGAACCTTGGGCCATGACATTTCTGCCGGATGGCGAGCTTTTGGTAACTGAAAAAGGCGGCGTTTTAATTCTATTTAACGTGAATGACCGCTCCAAGGTGTCAGTCGGAGGCGTACCTGAGGTCGCTTACGGTGGCCAGGGTGGTTTGGGTGATATAATTCTTCATCCCCGGTTCTCTGACAACGGCTGGATATACATGTCCTACGCTGAGCAGGATGCGTCAGGAAAAAAAGGTGCGGTCGTTGTCCGGGCTCAATTTAAGCATGAGTCCGCCAAGCCGGAATTGAAAAAGATTGAAGTTATCTGGCGGCAAAAGCCAAAGATTTCAGGCAATGGGCATTACTCACACCGTTTAGCATTCAGCCCGGATGGGCGTTTATTCATTACTTCCGGTGATCGGCAAAAACAAACCCCAGCCCAAAGCTGGACACAAGATTTGGGCAAAGTTATCAGGATCAACGCGGACGGATCTGTGCCTTCTGACAATCCGTTTCAAAATAAGGGAGAACGTGCAAAAACGTTTTGGTCTATAGGGCATCGGAACCTGCTGGGCATTGCTTTCGACAGGCACGGCCAACTGTGGACGCACGAAATGGGCCCAAGGCATGGTGATGAATTCAACCTGACCATTGGTGGAGATAATTACGGCTGGCCTATTGTATCCTGGGGCGATCAATACTCAGGAATGCCTATCCCCGACCATGATACACGTCCGGAATTCAACGCACCTGAGTTGTACTGGGTTCCAACGGTTGCACCGTCAGGTTTGATCATTTACAACGGGGATATGTTTCCAGAGTGGCGGGACAATGCCTTTATCGGCGGCTTAAGGTCAAAGTCACTGGTACGGATCCGGATTGACGGCGAACGGGCCCATGAGGTCGAACGTTTTGCCATGGGCAAACGTATTCGAGAGGTTGAGCAAGGCCCCGATGGTTATATATGGGTTCTTGAAGATAAAAAAGGTGGCCGCCTGCTTCGACTCACTCCACACGAGTGA
- a CDS encoding universal stress protein, which yields MKFKKILNPVDGSEHSMRATQYSVELAKQFDSKIILLHCHPRYPIVLAEPQFQNVIDEIMKNSEELIKPFEELLEESGVEYEIRILEGSPGKNIDTVVNVEKIDLIVMGSRGASNLEGLFLGSVAHQVLHKVNCPVFIIK from the coding sequence ATGAAATTTAAAAAAATCCTTAATCCTGTAGATGGTTCAGAACATTCCATGCGCGCCACCCAATATTCGGTTGAACTGGCAAAGCAATTTGATTCAAAAATCATTTTGCTTCACTGCCACCCCAGGTATCCCATTGTTCTGGCGGAACCGCAATTCCAAAATGTCATCGATGAAATTATGAAAAATTCTGAGGAATTGATCAAACCGTTTGAAGAGTTATTGGAAGAAAGTGGCGTTGAATATGAAATCCGGATTCTGGAGGGTTCCCCAGGAAAGAATATAGACACTGTAGTAAACGTAGAAAAAATTGATTTAATTGTCATGGGGTCAAGAGGAGCCAGTAATCTTGAAGGACTTTTCCTCGGGTCAGTGGCCCACCAAGTCCTTCATAAGGTTAACTGCCCTGTATTTATAATAAAATAA